In Humulus lupulus chromosome 7, drHumLupu1.1, whole genome shotgun sequence, the following are encoded in one genomic region:
- the LOC133790814 gene encoding uncharacterized protein LOC133790814 yields MGVQKKGASRVSEDPEELTRVPLQAILLADSFATTFRPITLERPKVLLPLVNVPMINYTLAWLESAGVEEVFVFCCAHSKQVIHYLESTEWFSQPNFSVQTIESHNSVSAGDALRLIYERNVIHGDFVLISGDTVSNMSLTQALQEHKDRKKKDSNAVMTMVIKRSKPSVITRQSRLGTDELFMAIDPNTKQLLYYEDKVDNSKGVIYLDKLLLADNTSLSLHNDKQDCYIDICSPDVLSLFTDNFDYQHLRRHFVKGLLVDDIMGYKIFTHEIHSSYAARIDNFRSYDTVSKDIIQRWTYPLVPDVMFFGSSVTKLERQVMHRASEVGQSRSVHIGPFSVIGEGTKVGNNTSISNSVIGKGCTIGSNISIEGSYVWDDVIIEDGCKLTHAIVCDGVIMKSGAVLEPGVVLSFKVVIGPQFVVPSYSKVSLFQQPTTLDSDEELEYADNSSGVVEIPPVDGPMDNSNGEITSELKTQCWPTSQLGAGGVGYIWSLSDGGHDEEWRHSVAPITAEKLAEVTDAMDDDLELAPDGSILPPSGDLKHDSNDSEDDDNNGFRDDSIDFEKEVEATFLRAVHENIKVDNVILEINSLRLSYNKVTADCAGALFYSVMKLAQESPLNTASELLQHTCNVITRWKKLLKYYLADIDEEIEVILRFEEMCLESAKEFSPLFTKILCHLYDQEIIQEEAILRWDDEKKDADESDKVFVKQAEKFIQWLREAPEEDDDEEEERDE; encoded by the exons ATGGGTGTTCAGAAGAAAGGTGCATCCAGGGTTTCAGAGGATCCTGAGGAATTGACACGCGTCCCCTTGCAGGCCATTCTTCTGGCTGATAGCTTTGCTACCACTTTCAGACCCATCACCCTTGAACGCCCCAAG GTACTTTTACCATTAGTAAATGTCCCAATGATCAATTACACCTTAGCATGGCTTGAATCAGCTGGTGTTGAGGAAGTCTTTGTTTTCTGCTGTGCTCATTCCAAGCAAGTGATTCATTACTTGGAGAGTACTGAATGGTTCTCTCAACCAAACTTCTCAGTACAAACAATAGAGTCACACAATTCAGTGAGTGCTGGAGATGCTTTGCGGTTGATATATGAGCGCAATGTG ATACATGGAGATTTTGTCCTAATTAGTGGAGATACTGTGAGCAACATGTCGCTTACTCAGGCACTTCAAGAACACAAGGATAGAAAGAAAAAAGATAGTAATGCTGTAATGACAATGGTGATCAAACGGTCAAAGCCTTCTGTGATCACTCGTCAATCCCGACTTGGTACTGATGAACTTTTTATGGCAATAGATCCTAATACCAAGCAGCTATTATATTACGAGGACAAGGTGGACAATTCAAAAGGAGTTATATATTTGGATAAGTTGTTGCTTGCTGATAATACTTCACTTTCACTGCACAATGACAAACAG GATTGCTATATTGATATATGCTCTCCAGATGTCCTCAGTCTTTTCACGGACAATTTTGATTATCAACATTTACGACGTCATTTTGTCAAGGGATTGCTTGTTGATGAT ATTATGGGGTACAAAATTTTCACACATGAAATTCACTCGAGTTATGCGGCTAGGATTGACAACTTTCGGAGCTATGATACTGTTAGTAAAGATATAATTCAGCGCTGGACTTACCCATTGGTCCCTGATGTTATGTTCTTTGGAAGCTCTGTAACTAAATTAGAAAGACAAGTAATGCACCGAGCATCag AAGTGGGGCAATCACGTTCTGTGCATATTGGTCCATTTTCTGTTATCGGAGAGGGCACTAAAGTTGGGAACAACACCAGTATATCAAATTCAGTTATTGGGAAAGGGTGCACTATAGGATCCAATATTTCTATAGAAGGTTCCTATGTATGGGATGATGTTATTATTGAAGATGGCTGCAAGCTAACCCATGCCATAGTATGTGATGGAGTGATAATGAAATCTGGAGCTGTTTTGGAACCGGGTGTAGTTCTGTCATTTAAG GTTGTAATTGGACCACAATTTGTTGTTCCTTCATATTCAAAAGTATCTTTATTTCAACAGCCTACTACACTAGATAGTGATGAAGAGCTGGAATATGCTGACAATAGCAGTGGCGTTGTTGAAATTCCAC CTGTTGATGGTCCTATGGATAATTCAAATGGGGAAATAACATCTGAATTAAAGACACAATGCTGGCCTACATCGCAA CTTGGTGCTGGAGGAGTTGGTTATATTTGGTCATTAAGTGATGGAGGCCATGATGAAGAATGGAGGCATTCAGTTGCTCCCATTACTGCTGAAAAACTTGCCGAAGTAACAGATGCTATGGATGATGATTTAGAATTAGCTCCAGATGGCAGTATTCTCCCACCTTCTGGAGATCTGAAACATGATTCTAATGATTCAGAAGATGATGATAACAATGGCTTTAGGGATGATTCAATTGATTTTGAGAAGGAG GTTGAAGCGACATTTTTAAGAGCTGTACATGAAAATATTAAAGTAGACAATGTAATCTTAGAAATCAATTCACTTAG GTTGTCATACAACAAGGTAACTGCAGACTGTGCTGGAGCTCTCTTTTATTCCGTGATGAAATTGGCACAAGAATCTCCACTTAATACAGCTA GTGAATTGCTTCAACATACTTGTAATGTAATTACAAGATGGAAGAAACTTCTGAAGTATTACCTGGCAGATATAGATGAGGAG ATTGAGGTAATACTAAGATTTGAAGAAATGTGTTTGGAGTCTGCTAAAGAATTTTCCCCGTTATTTACGAAG ATATTATGTCACTTGTATGACCAAGAAATTATACAAGAGGAGGCAATTCTAAGGTGGGATGATGAAAAGAAAGATGCAGATGAGTCTGATAAAGTTTTTGTAAAACAGGCCGAAAAATTCATTCAA TGGTTGAGAGAGGCACCTGAAGAGGACGACGATGAAGAGGAGGAAAGGGATGAGTGA